From Channa argus isolate prfri chromosome 18, Channa argus male v1.0, whole genome shotgun sequence, the proteins below share one genomic window:
- the LOC137103742 gene encoding ankyrin repeat domain-containing protein 34B-like, producing MEDDSSNSEVAMDSGNPLLRAVFLRRLRLTRLLLEGGAYINESNSQGQTPLMVACRTQHIDGQSTSRVKLVQFLLEKGADPNIQDKEGRSALMHACWEQAGPEVVSLLLASGADISLEDQSGTSALVYSVMAGDLNVLKLLLDTCKAKGKEVIIITTDKIPCGTLQAEQYLSMSPLRPLDPTDKVTSAAPASPSEIQLITSPQCTSSSLCAPNPVFSFKDAQSCGVNSHPCSPSRFQAFSKVLSNGLQQPLLRLNSEPWLKIPASVLTQQPHATSPSENGQNIQKTKDLSFRVLKLDRDSTKCYHGQLAMDERVEGKKDGTKHVGQKMSLPGLTSPHSASHPNLHSENLGADSLTSSFSFSGGQNLAAPFPSMASSSLCSITQRRKLGSDIYSSDPQLAVDIQNLPEDAHLKARDPTDGKRLAPLRCSRESLLTSGPSRRVLSGYERRGSGAFLLENNSQLKPRSLPPLNLNTPTSNVYNLSSGAGGGLCEKESSLKHFVPSAPPGHPKEMTRRMLLRRHSMQTEQFKSTA from the coding sequence ATGGAGGACGACAGCTCTAACTCTGAGGTTGCCATGGATTCCGGTAACCCGTTGCTAAGAGCGGTTTTCCTGCGTCGCCTACGTCTCACAAGGCTGCTCCTGGAGGGAGGAGCTTACATCAACGAAAGCAACAGCCAAGGCCAGACGCCTCTGATGGTGGCCTGCAGGACCCAGCATATCGACGGCCAGAGCACCAGCCGGGTCAAGCTGGTCCAGTTTCTACTGGAAAAAGGAGCTGACCCAAACATCCAGGACAAAGAAGGTCGCTCTGCTCTGATGCACGCCTGCTGGGAGCAGGCTGGTCCCGAGGTGGTGTCTTTGCTCCTGGCCAGTGGGGCGGACATCAGCCTAGAGGACCAGTCCGGGACCTCAGCGTTAGTCTACTCAGTCATGGCTGGGGACCTGAATGTGCTGAAGCTTCTGCTCGACACGTGCAAGGCCAAGGGGAAGGAGGTGATCATCATAACAACTGATAAGATCCCATGTGGGACACTGCAAGCCGAGCAGTACCTTAGCATGTCTCCTCTACGTCCTCTTGATCCGACAGATAAAGTGACATCGGCAGCTCCTGCATCTCCCTCTGAAATTCAGCTTATCACCTCCCCACAATGCACCTCCTCTTCTTTATGTGCCCCAAATCCTGTCTTCTCTTTTAAAGATGCTCAGTCCTGCGGTGTGAACTCCCATCCATGTTCCCCATCACGTTTTCAAGCATTCAGCAAAGTCTTGTCGAACGGACTGCAGCAGCCCCTCCTGAGGCTAAACTCGGAGCCATGGCTAAAGATCCCGGCTTCTGTGCTCACTCAGCAACCTCATGCAACTTCGCCTTCAGAAAACGGGCAAAATATCCAAAAAACCAAAGACCTGTCGTTCAGAGTTCTCAAACTGGACAGGGACAGCACAAAATGCTATCACGGGCAGTTGGCAATGGATGAAAGAgtagaaggaaagaaagatggaACGAAACATGTTGGACAAAAGATGTCCTTACCGGGTCTCACATCACCCCACTCTGCCTCGCACCCTAACCTCCACTCTGAAAACCTCGGAGCAGATTCCCTAacctcttctttctccttttctggtgGCCAAAACCTTGCGGCTCCATTTCCAAGCATGGCCTCGTCAAGCCTTTGCAGCATCACCCAGCGGCGCAAGCTGGGTTCAGACATCTACAGCTCTGACCCCCAGCTTGCTGTAGACATCCAGAATCTCCCTGAGGATGCCCACCTGAAAGCAAGAGACCCAACAGATGGCAAGAGGCTCGCCCCATTACGATGCTCCAGGGAGTCCCTGTTGACTTCAGGCCCAAGCAGGAGAGTGCTATCTGGATATGAGCGTAGAGGGTCTGGGGCCTTCTTGTTGGAAAACAACTCCCAGCTTAAGCCTAGATCTCTACCACCTCTGAACCTCAACACCCCCACTAGTAACGTTTACAACTTAAGCTCTGGTGCTGGAGGTGGGTTGTGTGAGAAAGAGTCCAGCCTGAAACATTTTGTTCCCTCTGCACCTCCTGGACATCCTAAAGAGATGACCAGGAGGATGCTGCTGAGGAGACACTCGATGCAGACTGAACAGTTCAAAAGCACAGCCTGA
- the oclna gene encoding occludin — protein sequence MSSRPQGSPPPYESDPEYHAPSQKAYSYYPDDEFQHFYRWSSPLGIMKIMAVLIIVMCVAIFACVASTLAWDTQGALNSFGVGGYGSYGSSGSYGSGYNSFGGGGFGASNNYGYSSLGGNYNDPRSAKGFIIAMAGIIFVTCLAFFIIIVSHHSLSESRRFYLAILIICALLAPLMLIAAIVYLMAVNPMAQSTGSIYGMQLQGLCAPYQGPQGSGVLINQYLYHYCVLEPQEAIAAVLGFLVAAALIVMLVFALKTRKKIQNYGKSNILWKKVKVIDDMAPPPDVEEWVNNVSTAPEAFPVSDYPEKLRGSRSYLDDESSNYDKPPYSYSPQPAVEQHLPLQNGVPHSPTSDVSSSVHKPKKRRPGRPRRADGQDYDTDYNSSGDELDDDDFDSEFPPITNEQERTEYKREFDREHQEYKELQAELDAVNKSLSDVDKELDELEEGSPQYQEAVDEYNRLKALKKSADYQTKKRRCKYLKSKLNHIKKMVSNFDRKA from the exons ATGTCCTCCAGGCCTCAAGGGAGTCCACCTCCCTACGAGTCAGACCCCGAATA TCATGCCCCCTCCCAGAAGGCCTATTCTTACTACCCAGATGACGAGTTCCAGCATTTCTACCGCTGGTCGTCTCCACTAGGCATCATGAAAATCATGGCCGTCTTGATCATTGTGATGTGTGTGGCCATATTTGCCTGTGTTGCCTCCACACTGGCTTGGGACACTCAGGGGGCCCTGAATAGCTTTGGCGTTGGGGGTTACGGCAGCTATGGCTCTAGCGGAAGCTATGGCAGTGGCTACAACAGCTTTGGAGGTGGTGGATTTGGAGCTTCAAACAACTACGGCTACAGTTCACTCGGAGGAAACTACAACGACCCCCGATCAGCCAAAGGGTTTATTATTGCCATGGCGGGCATCATCTTCGTCACCTGCCTGGCCTTCTTCATCATCATTGTGTCCCACCACAGCCTGTCAGAGAGCAGGAGGTTCTACCTCGCAATATTGATCATTTGTGCCCTCCTAGCACCGCTAATGCTAATAGCAGCCATAGTGTACCTGATGGCAGTAAACCCCATGGCTCAGTCCACCGGGTCGATCTACGGCATGCAGCTCCAGGGCCTGTGTGCCCCGTACCAAGGACCACAGGGTTCAGGAGTACTTATCAATCAGTACCTCTACCACTACTGTGTGTTGGAGCCACAGGAG GCCATTGCCGCCGTACTGGGCTTCCTGGTCGCTGCTGCTCTGATCGTCATGCTTGTCTTTGCCCTCAAGACTCGCAAGAAGATCCAGAACTATggcaaaagcaacattttgtggAAGAAAGTGAAGGTCATCGATGATATGGCACCACCTCCAGATGTGGAGGAGTGG GTGAACAATGTGTCCACAGCCCCTGAAGCTTTCCCAGTGTCAGACTACCCAGAAAAGCTGAGAGGCTCAAGGAGTTACCTGGATGATGAAAGCTCCAACTATGACAAACCCCCCTACAGCTACAGCCCACA ACCTGCAGTGGAGCAACACCTGCCCTTGCAAAACGGAGTTCCCCACAGCCCTACGTCAGATGTGTCCAGCTCCGTACATAAGCCCAAAAAGAGACGTCCGGGTCGTCCTCGGCGTGCTGACGGGCAGGACTATGACACAGACTACAACTCCTCAGGAGACGAGCTGGACGATGACGACTTTGACAG TGAATTTCCCCCCATCACAAACGAGCAGGAGCGCACTGAGTACAAGCGTGAATTCGACCGCGAGCACCAGGAGTACAAAGAGCTGCAGGCTGAGCTGGACGCCGTCAATAAGTCCCTGTCCGATGTGGACAAAGAGCTGGATGAGCTGGAGGAGGGAAGCCCACAGTACCAA GAGGCTGTGGATGAGTACAACAGGTTGAAGGCCCTGAAAAAG TCTGCTGACTATCAGACGAAGAAGCGCAGGTGTAAATATCTGAAGTCCAAACTGAACCACATCAAGAAGATGGTGAGCAATTTTGATCGCAAGGCCTGA